The following proteins are co-located in the Pseudomonas sp. DY-1 genome:
- the paaZ gene encoding phenylacetic acid degradation bifunctional protein PaaZ — MSNAPTLQSFIGGRWIGQQGAQALRSAIDGSTIARAHEESLDFSEAIEHGRKRGIASLMALDFQQRAARLKALALYLTEHKEQLYALSRHSGATRADSWIDIEGGASTLFSYAGVGARELPSGNIVHEGPAMPLGKQGTFAGTHILVPRGGLAVHINAFNFPIWGMLEKFAPSFLAGMPCIVKPATATSYLTEAAVRLMNESGLLPEGSLQLIIGSTGDLLDRLQGQDVVTFTGSADTAAKLRVNANLIRNSIPFNAEADSLNCAILAPEITPDDPEFDLFVKEVAREMTVKAGQKCTAIRRAIVPAKHIDAVAERLRERLSKVVIGDPAVEGVKMGALASHAQQADVAERLDALLASSDLLFGARDGFAPRGEGVNEGAFFAPTLLRARDPHAEGGAHDIEAFGPVSTLMAYDDIDEAIALAARGKGSLVASLVTKDPLVAAHVVPQAAALHGRLHILDRESAAESTGHGSPLPVLKHGGPGRAGGGEELGGLRAVKHYLQRAAVQGSPTMLAAVTGEYVRGAKVVETEVHPFRRYFDELQIGESLLTHRRTVTEADIVNFGCLSGDHFYMHFDELAAKESQFGKRIAHGYFVLSAAAGLFVSPAPGPVLANYGLDSLRFITPVGIGDTIQARLTCKRKIDQGKKSPKGEPQGVVAWDVEVTNQNGELVASYDILTLVLKRPDAA, encoded by the coding sequence ATGAGTAACGCCCCCACGCTGCAAAGCTTCATCGGCGGTCGCTGGATCGGCCAGCAAGGCGCCCAGGCACTGCGCAGTGCCATCGACGGCAGCACGATCGCCCGCGCCCACGAGGAATCCCTGGACTTCTCCGAAGCCATCGAACATGGCCGCAAACGCGGTATCGCCAGCCTCATGGCCCTCGATTTCCAACAGCGCGCGGCGCGCCTCAAGGCCCTGGCGCTGTACCTGACCGAGCACAAGGAACAGCTCTACGCGCTGTCGCGCCACAGCGGCGCTACCCGTGCCGACAGCTGGATCGACATCGAGGGTGGGGCCTCCACCCTGTTCAGCTACGCCGGTGTCGGCGCTCGCGAACTGCCGTCCGGCAACATCGTCCATGAAGGCCCGGCAATGCCGCTGGGCAAGCAGGGCACCTTCGCCGGCACCCACATCCTGGTGCCGCGCGGCGGCCTGGCCGTGCACATCAACGCATTCAACTTCCCGATCTGGGGAATGCTGGAGAAGTTCGCCCCGAGCTTCCTCGCCGGCATGCCCTGCATCGTCAAACCCGCTACCGCCACCAGCTACCTGACCGAAGCCGCCGTGCGCCTGATGAATGAATCCGGCTTGCTTCCCGAAGGCAGCCTGCAGCTGATCATTGGCAGCACCGGCGACTTGCTGGACCGCCTGCAAGGCCAGGACGTGGTGACCTTCACCGGCTCGGCCGACACCGCCGCCAAGCTGCGCGTGAATGCCAACCTAATTCGCAACTCCATCCCCTTCAATGCCGAAGCGGACTCGCTCAACTGCGCCATCCTCGCTCCGGAAATCACCCCTGACGATCCGGAGTTCGACCTCTTCGTCAAGGAAGTCGCCCGCGAGATGACGGTGAAGGCTGGCCAGAAGTGCACCGCCATTCGCCGTGCCATCGTCCCCGCCAAGCACATCGACGCCGTAGCCGAGCGTCTGCGCGAGCGTCTGTCCAAGGTCGTGATCGGCGACCCCGCCGTAGAGGGCGTGAAGATGGGCGCGCTGGCGTCCCATGCCCAGCAGGCCGACGTGGCCGAGCGCCTGGACGCCCTGCTGGCCAGCAGCGACTTGCTGTTCGGTGCCCGCGACGGCTTCGCCCCGCGCGGTGAAGGCGTGAACGAAGGCGCCTTCTTCGCGCCCACCCTGCTGCGCGCTCGTGATCCGCACGCCGAAGGCGGCGCCCACGACATCGAGGCGTTCGGCCCGGTGAGCACCCTGATGGCCTACGACGACATCGACGAAGCCATCGCCCTGGCCGCCCGTGGCAAGGGCAGCCTGGTGGCCAGCCTGGTCACCAAGGACCCACTCGTCGCTGCCCATGTGGTACCGCAAGCTGCCGCCTTGCACGGTCGCCTGCACATCCTCGACCGCGAATCCGCCGCCGAATCCACCGGCCACGGTTCGCCGCTGCCGGTGCTCAAGCACGGCGGCCCCGGCCGTGCCGGCGGCGGTGAGGAACTTGGCGGCCTGCGCGCAGTGAAGCACTACCTGCAACGCGCCGCCGTCCAGGGTTCGCCCACCATGCTGGCCGCCGTCACCGGCGAATACGTACGTGGCGCCAAGGTGGTCGAAACCGAAGTACACCCGTTCCGTCGCTACTTCGATGAACTGCAAATCGGCGAATCCCTGCTGACCCACCGTCGCACCGTCACCGAAGCCGACATCGTCAACTTCGGCTGCCTGTCGGGCGACCACTTCTACATGCACTTCGACGAGCTGGCCGCCAAGGAATCCCAGTTCGGCAAGCGCATCGCGCACGGCTATTTCGTGCTCTCCGCCGCCGCCGGCCTGTTCGTCTCCCCGGCCCCTGGCCCGGTGCTGGCCAACTACGGTTTGGACAGCCTGCGCTTCATCACCCCGGTGGGCATCGGCGACACCATCCAGGCGCGCCTGACCTGCAAGCGCAAGATCGACCAGGGCAAGAAGAGCCCCAAGGGCGAGCCGCAAGGCGTGGTGGCGTGGGATGTGGAAGTCACCAACCAGAACGGCGAGCTGGTGGCCAGCTACGACATCCTGACCCTGGTGCTGAAGCGCCCGGATGCTGCATGA
- a CDS encoding DUF3422 domain-containing protein, translating into MHPLRKALHNELHSRPSIYFRDPANVYHFAFADAEDVCDALVEHLNQTADASLATNGSQGLLRLGEDTLKWERHTEFFTLTLVVPRKAGDDFWPPLPAALESLVADYRHLLINADQVLVESETNWTGDTSAYGFKDPSGSTLGGGDAIAWSDFRLSEDGVNRILLVNRRLNAYRLGRMIRRLLEIETYRMMASLTLPVAQAVSGQLKEYDKELARLSDRNAESKGSAKELSTDIAALSARIVRSTARTRQRFSATEAYAQIVFERINELRESHIDDCQRLGVFIERRFRPTVRYCAATDQRLVRLGQSVANLGDLLQARVQVEVEEQNSEILRSLNARADTQIKIQKAVEGLSIIAISYYLLSLFKLFYGGLHTLGLDMSPKAAILVMTPVVALILGVIVLRIRKAKGH; encoded by the coding sequence ATGCACCCACTTCGCAAAGCCCTGCATAACGAGTTGCACTCGCGGCCGTCGATCTATTTTCGTGATCCGGCCAACGTCTATCACTTCGCCTTCGCCGACGCCGAGGACGTCTGCGACGCCCTGGTCGAGCACCTGAACCAGACTGCCGATGCTTCACTGGCCACCAATGGCTCCCAGGGTCTGCTGCGACTGGGCGAAGACACCCTGAAATGGGAACGCCATACCGAGTTCTTCACCCTCACCCTGGTGGTGCCACGCAAGGCGGGCGACGACTTCTGGCCGCCCCTGCCGGCAGCGCTGGAGAGCCTGGTGGCCGACTACCGCCATCTGCTGATCAACGCCGACCAGGTGCTGGTGGAGTCGGAGACGAACTGGACGGGCGACACCTCCGCCTATGGGTTCAAGGACCCATCAGGCTCCACCCTGGGCGGCGGCGATGCCATCGCCTGGTCGGACTTCCGCCTGAGCGAAGACGGCGTGAACCGCATCCTGCTGGTCAACCGCCGGCTCAACGCCTATCGCCTGGGCCGGATGATCCGCCGCCTGCTGGAAATCGAGACCTACCGAATGATGGCTTCGCTCACCCTGCCGGTGGCCCAGGCGGTGAGCGGGCAGTTGAAAGAATACGACAAGGAACTGGCCAGGCTTTCCGACCGTAACGCCGAGAGCAAGGGCAGCGCCAAGGAGCTGTCGACGGATATTGCCGCCCTCTCCGCCCGTATCGTGCGCAGCACCGCCCGGACCCGCCAGCGCTTCAGCGCCACGGAGGCCTACGCGCAGATCGTCTTCGAGCGCATCAACGAGCTCCGTGAATCCCATATCGATGATTGCCAGCGCCTGGGGGTGTTCATCGAACGACGCTTCCGCCCCACCGTGCGCTACTGCGCCGCCACCGACCAGCGCCTGGTACGCCTGGGCCAGAGCGTGGCCAACCTCGGCGACCTGCTGCAGGCACGCGTCCAGGTGGAAGTGGAAGAACAGAACTCGGAGATCCTGCGCAGCCTGAACGCCCGCGCCGATACCCAGATCAAGATCCAGAAAGCGGTGGAAGGCCTGTCGATCATCGCCATCAGCTACTACCTGCTGAGCCTGTTCAAGCTGTTCTACGGCGGCTTGCACACGCTCGGCCTGGATATGTCACCGAAGGCGGCGATCCTTGTGATGACACCGGTCGTGGCGTTGATACTCGGCGTGATAGTCCTGCGGATCAGGAAGGCGAAGGGGCATTGA
- a CDS encoding lipoate--protein ligase family protein: MHQVPRYAVAEGLDEERRLLERIQHGEGECGLLLWRPREAALVMPQRMSRLAGFAAAGADCQALGWPVALRDSGGEPVPQSPAVLNVALVYALPPRESELTRIENAYLRLCQPMLDWLAGMGLEGGLGEVDGAFCDGRYNVTLESRKLVGTAQRWRRRRDDGRHVVLAHAAVLMENQREPMVEVVNAFYQGCELENRCRAGSHIALDECAGQVWSHLDSLRDCYRRTLAEAGLDLE; this comes from the coding sequence ATGCACCAGGTTCCACGCTACGCGGTAGCCGAAGGGTTGGACGAGGAACGCCGGCTGCTGGAACGCATCCAGCACGGGGAAGGGGAATGCGGGTTGCTCCTGTGGCGACCACGGGAGGCAGCGTTGGTGATGCCGCAGCGCATGAGCCGACTGGCCGGATTCGCCGCCGCCGGGGCTGATTGCCAGGCGCTGGGCTGGCCGGTCGCGTTGCGCGACAGCGGTGGCGAGCCCGTGCCGCAATCACCGGCGGTGCTCAATGTGGCGCTTGTCTATGCCTTGCCACCCCGTGAGAGCGAGCTGACCAGGATCGAGAACGCCTACCTGCGGCTCTGCCAGCCGATGCTCGACTGGCTGGCCGGCATGGGACTCGAAGGCGGGCTGGGTGAGGTGGATGGCGCTTTCTGTGACGGCCGTTACAACGTCACCCTGGAATCGCGCAAGCTGGTCGGCACCGCCCAGCGCTGGCGACGCCGGCGCGACGATGGTCGTCATGTGGTATTGGCGCACGCCGCGGTGCTTATGGAAAACCAGCGCGAGCCCATGGTCGAGGTGGTGAATGCCTTCTATCAGGGCTGCGAGCTGGAAAATCGCTGCCGCGCCGGAAGCCATATCGCCCTGGACGAGTGCGCGGGGCAGGTATGGAGCCACCTGGATTCACTGCGTGATTGCTATCGCCGAACGCTGGCCGAGGCAGGCCTGGATCTGGAGTGA
- a CDS encoding multicopper oxidase family protein produces MNISRLLFRGTPLVASNVTGDSNQQPLANTNRRSFLKWSAAASALPLLLTERDSHAKDSDTSDVASPKTTPWKEFLPNQMSPLNPVSVLHGADGVQVVPPSVTADAEHGECGRKPHQRYDQLGIDPTMYEINVVERPWKAHPDLPETKVWSYRAADSTPDSFSPIIFARYGQPVLCRFHCKLPKDHVGVGVPYISVHLHNLHCPSESDGFPGDFFSAQKQGLTMDFKGEYKDHFYPNVYAGLDEMQNGIGDYREALGTLWFHDHTWQATSQNVVRGMFGFYVIFDHLDSGNEKDPSPEALRLPSYPYDYMLSFNDMRFDSKGQLVFDRFSPDGTLGDKILVNGKIEPVLRVARRKYRLRLLNAGPSRFYEFYLNDSKGKAQTFTYIANDGNLLPAPIRNMGKVHLGVAERADLVVDFSKYPVGTELFLTNRLIQDTTKGPDKVDGSGTKVLKLLVDRDPPEQDLSQVPDVLRPLRPLCDEEIERAKVRRWVFDRKGGEWAVNGKPENILDTSAKIDKGECEIWELVNESGGWQHPVHIHFEEGRILSKTVNGVPVAIPEHERGRKDVYVLGKNEAVRVFLRFRDFTGKYVMHCHNVIHEDHGMMMRWDIEDDTPPEPPAGCNVS; encoded by the coding sequence GTGAATATCTCTCGCTTGCTGTTCAGGGGCACTCCGCTTGTCGCCAGCAATGTCACAGGTGACAGCAACCAACAACCACTCGCCAACACCAACCGCCGTTCATTCCTCAAATGGTCCGCAGCCGCCAGCGCCCTGCCCTTGCTCCTCACCGAACGTGACAGTCACGCCAAGGACAGCGACACCTCCGATGTCGCCAGCCCGAAAACCACTCCGTGGAAGGAATTCCTGCCCAACCAGATGAGTCCGCTGAACCCGGTCAGCGTGCTGCATGGAGCGGACGGCGTGCAGGTGGTTCCGCCTTCCGTCACCGCCGACGCCGAGCACGGGGAATGTGGCCGCAAACCACACCAGCGCTATGACCAACTGGGCATCGATCCGACGATGTATGAAATCAACGTGGTGGAGCGCCCGTGGAAGGCGCACCCGGACCTGCCGGAAACCAAGGTCTGGAGCTACCGCGCCGCCGACTCCACCCCGGATAGCTTCAGCCCGATCATCTTCGCCCGCTATGGTCAGCCGGTACTCTGCCGCTTCCACTGCAAGTTGCCCAAGGACCATGTCGGCGTCGGCGTCCCGTACATCTCGGTGCACCTGCACAATCTGCACTGCCCTTCGGAAAGTGACGGTTTTCCCGGTGATTTCTTCAGTGCCCAGAAGCAGGGCCTGACCATGGACTTCAAGGGCGAGTACAAGGACCACTTCTACCCCAACGTATACGCCGGCCTGGACGAGATGCAGAACGGCATCGGCGACTACCGCGAAGCGCTCGGCACGTTGTGGTTCCACGACCACACCTGGCAAGCCACCTCGCAGAACGTGGTGCGCGGGATGTTCGGCTTCTACGTCATCTTCGACCACCTGGACTCCGGCAACGAGAAAGACCCGAGCCCGGAAGCGCTGCGCCTGCCCAGCTATCCGTACGACTACATGCTGAGCTTCAACGACATGCGCTTCGATTCGAAGGGTCAGCTCGTCTTCGACCGTTTCAGTCCGGACGGCACGCTGGGCGACAAGATCCTGGTCAACGGCAAGATCGAGCCAGTGCTGCGCGTCGCGCGGCGCAAGTACCGACTGCGCCTGCTCAACGCCGGCCCGTCGCGCTTCTACGAGTTCTACCTGAACGACAGCAAGGGCAAGGCGCAGACCTTCACCTACATCGCCAATGACGGCAACCTGCTGCCCGCGCCCATCCGCAACATGGGCAAGGTTCATCTGGGCGTCGCTGAGCGCGCGGACCTGGTGGTGGATTTCTCCAAGTACCCCGTCGGCACCGAGCTGTTCCTTACCAACCGCCTGATCCAGGACACCACCAAGGGACCGGACAAGGTAGACGGTTCCGGCACCAAGGTGCTCAAGCTGCTGGTGGACCGTGACCCGCCGGAGCAGGACCTGAGCCAGGTGCCTGATGTCCTGCGGCCGCTACGCCCACTGTGCGACGAGGAAATCGAACGGGCCAAGGTGCGCCGCTGGGTGTTCGACCGCAAGGGCGGCGAATGGGCGGTCAATGGCAAGCCGGAGAATATCCTCGACACCAGCGCCAAGATCGACAAGGGCGAGTGCGAGATCTGGGAGCTGGTCAACGAAAGTGGCGGCTGGCAGCACCCGGTGCATATTCACTTCGAGGAAGGTCGCATCCTCAGCAAGACGGTCAACGGTGTGCCGGTGGCCATTCCGGAACACGAGCGAGGACGCAAGGACGTCTATGTGCTCGGCAAGAACGAGGCGGTTCGGGTGTTCCTGCGCTTCCGCGACTTCACCGGCAAGTACGTCATGCACTGCCACAACGTGATCCACGAGGACCACGGCATGATGATGCGCTGGGACATCGAGGACGACACGCCGCCCGAACCGCCAGCCGGGTGCAACGTCAGCTGA
- a CDS encoding SCO family protein — translation MNTRRNLLFGAGVAATGLAALGAGLVDRNWAAPEPEYAEGDSFGARYFPNLTLYTHLGKRVKLYDDLMRDKVVTFNMMYTMCGGLCPTMTANLRGTQKLLGDRAGKNVFMYSITLQPELDTPEILREYAESHHVGPGWLFLTGDPADLEKLRRKLGFFDPDPVVDADRTTHIRMVRIGNDRFDQWTMASARSQPEQLVAAINMVDRSVDFTSHNGKDASLPA, via the coding sequence ATGAACACTCGCAGAAATCTGCTGTTCGGCGCCGGTGTGGCTGCCACAGGCCTGGCCGCGCTGGGCGCCGGCCTGGTAGATCGCAACTGGGCCGCCCCGGAACCCGAGTACGCCGAGGGCGACAGCTTCGGCGCCCGCTACTTCCCTAACCTCACCCTCTACACCCACCTCGGTAAGCGCGTGAAGCTCTATGACGATCTCATGCGCGACAAGGTGGTGACCTTCAACATGATGTACACGATGTGCGGCGGCCTCTGCCCCACCATGACCGCCAACCTGCGCGGCACCCAGAAGCTCCTGGGCGACCGGGCCGGGAAGAATGTCTTCATGTACTCCATCACCCTGCAGCCGGAGCTGGATACGCCGGAGATCCTCAGGGAATACGCCGAGTCCCACCATGTCGGTCCGGGCTGGCTATTCCTCACCGGCGACCCGGCGGACCTGGAGAAGCTGCGCCGCAAGCTCGGCTTCTTCGACCCGGACCCGGTAGTCGATGCCGACCGCACCACCCATATCCGCATGGTGCGCATCGGCAACGACCGCTTCGATCAATGGACCATGGCCTCGGCCCGCTCACAGCCTGAGCAGTTGGTGGCGGCGATCAACATGGTGGACCGGTCGGTGGATTTCACCTCGCACAATGGGAAGGATGCGAGCCTGCCGGCTTGA
- a CDS encoding class I SAM-dependent methyltransferase, translating into MSDTSALFTRNSDAYRASRPTYDPALIAWLSQQAPDLSLAWDCGCGSGQATVDLARHFQRVVGTDVSAQQLTKAEQAANIDYRCEPAEQTSLANASVSLTLVAQALHWFDLERFYAEVRRVSRPGGLLAVISYNLTTITPEVDALVSHFYSDILGSYWAEERKHVEQGYRTLPFPFERIEVPPFNLDAQWDLARLLGYLESWSALATYQNAHGNNPLDPLRERFTQAWGDPASTRRVSWPLVVNLGRVS; encoded by the coding sequence ATGTCCGACACAAGCGCACTCTTCACCAGAAATTCCGACGCTTACCGCGCCAGTCGCCCCACCTACGACCCCGCGCTGATCGCTTGGCTCAGCCAGCAGGCACCGGACCTTTCCCTGGCTTGGGATTGCGGCTGCGGTTCCGGTCAGGCGACCGTCGACCTTGCGCGGCATTTTCAGCGGGTTGTGGGAACCGATGTGAGCGCGCAGCAACTGACCAAGGCCGAGCAGGCCGCCAATATCGACTACCGCTGCGAGCCGGCGGAGCAGACTTCGCTGGCCAACGCCAGCGTTTCCCTGACCCTGGTGGCGCAAGCGCTGCACTGGTTCGACCTGGAACGCTTCTATGCCGAAGTCCGCAGGGTCAGCCGGCCGGGCGGGTTGCTTGCGGTGATTTCCTACAACCTCACGACGATCACGCCCGAAGTGGATGCGCTGGTCAGTCACTTCTACAGCGACATCCTCGGCAGTTACTGGGCCGAGGAGCGCAAGCACGTGGAGCAGGGTTATCGCACCCTGCCGTTCCCTTTCGAGCGCATCGAGGTACCGCCCTTCAACCTGGATGCCCAATGGGACCTGGCGCGGCTTCTGGGCTACCTGGAAAGCTGGTCGGCCCTGGCGACCTACCAGAACGCCCACGGCAACAACCCGCTCGACCCGCTACGCGAACGATTCACGCAGGCCTGGGGCGACCCGGCGAGCACCCGCCGGGTGAGCTGGCCATTGGTGGTGAATCTGGGGCGGGTGAGCTGA
- a CDS encoding MalM family protein, producing MKVPILLIAMTLAGTAHASSGRYLTWIDDQGRVHNTFVDSRYSEQQRQAARRVVQSDQARLKDGDDALWPGSAKAGESKRRYFTWVDASGNLQNSFYAAGQVDSGQRDFVLPNGQRSEEYVDSAVLEGRGYSRPEQGPAYFTWVDEQGRTHNSPVPARGKETEGDDAPPGPIAYTEAREMEFKRKAALLPSLDGQPTAAMKALLEGSEEQGEALYQSLVERCCGQLADAAFTEVSVEEPRYEELNNLSPSFDFPMGRSYYSALKLPRSQHSYGLRIRSFANRQVVYPSLLFLDEAKRPTRLVSDAVYQLHGETWYRYAFIEGTVQVRANQGERYVLLLTTDEDRSVQTLDNKPFKRPLQDLALSEAGMQVHEHSDQGSFELAIVK from the coding sequence ATGAAAGTGCCCATCCTGCTTATCGCCATGACTCTCGCCGGCACCGCTCACGCCAGCAGTGGCCGCTACCTGACCTGGATCGACGATCAGGGCCGCGTCCACAACACCTTCGTCGACAGCCGCTACAGCGAGCAGCAGCGCCAGGCGGCCAGGCGAGTCGTGCAGAGCGACCAGGCACGCCTGAAGGATGGCGACGACGCACTGTGGCCCGGCAGCGCCAAGGCAGGCGAGAGCAAGCGGCGCTATTTCACCTGGGTGGATGCCAGCGGCAATCTGCAGAACAGTTTCTACGCGGCGGGGCAGGTGGATTCGGGCCAGCGCGATTTCGTGCTGCCCAACGGCCAGCGCTCCGAGGAATACGTCGACTCGGCGGTCCTCGAAGGTCGCGGATACTCCCGGCCGGAACAGGGCCCGGCGTACTTCACCTGGGTCGATGAGCAGGGCCGCACACATAACTCGCCGGTGCCTGCGCGGGGCAAGGAGACTGAAGGGGACGACGCGCCTCCCGGCCCCATTGCCTATACCGAAGCCCGCGAGATGGAATTCAAGCGCAAGGCCGCATTGTTGCCATCCCTCGATGGCCAGCCCACGGCCGCCATGAAGGCCTTGCTGGAGGGCAGCGAAGAGCAGGGTGAGGCGCTTTACCAGAGCCTGGTGGAGCGCTGCTGCGGTCAGTTGGCGGACGCCGCCTTCACCGAGGTTTCAGTAGAAGAGCCGCGCTACGAGGAGCTGAACAACCTCTCGCCCAGCTTCGACTTTCCCATGGGGCGCAGCTACTACAGCGCTCTCAAGCTGCCGCGCTCCCAGCACAGCTACGGGCTGCGAATTCGCAGCTTCGCCAATCGCCAGGTGGTCTATCCCTCGCTGCTGTTCCTCGACGAAGCCAAGCGGCCGACGCGGCTGGTGAGCGATGCGGTCTATCAGCTCCACGGCGAGACCTGGTACCGCTATGCCTTCATCGAAGGCACGGTGCAGGTCCGCGCCAATCAGGGCGAACGCTACGTACTGCTGCTGACCACAGACGAAGACCGCAGCGTGCAGACCCTGGACAACAAACCCTTCAAGCGCCCACTGCAGGACCTTGCCTTGAGCGAAGCGGGCATGCAGGTGCATGAGCACAGTGACCAGGGTTCGTTCGAATTGGCCATCGTGAAATGA